The Chanodichthys erythropterus isolate Z2021 chromosome 14, ASM2448905v1, whole genome shotgun sequence genome window below encodes:
- the tas2r203 gene encoding taste receptor, type 2, member 203, with translation MEPWLFALISSPLCLTATVFNIIFFFCLMRPVSGVTLRNPLRFLLIVVLFNSTFQQLLTALAIIMLLFESPFWLQTLLRVLIYQFFCGNFSCNAWISIFYHTSIVPQHRAIFIWIKRNIRVVLYVGFVLNQIMLVFSLTLGTVSYFMLEPVPENFTSHDLNTTSAESLELDLYLFHVANFLYLLYCTCPMITLLISWGKTFVYLREHMKKMGQSSESFSQPQQKSQMRVTVTGMVQAALFLPSSLWTVAVAALFITDLFEIVDPHRFITMTFCSASSLGNILCFGFSQSVFRHGIVSVINKLKMNALC, from the coding sequence ATGGAGCCATGGCTATTTGCTTTGATTTCCAGTCCCCTTTGCCTCACAGccactgttttcaacatcatCTTCTTTTTTTGCCTAATGCGACCAGTCTCTGGAGTGACGCTTCGCAATCCACTGCGCTTCTTGTTAATCGTTGTGTTATTCAATTCAACATTTCAACAGCTTCTCACTGCACTCGCCATTATTATGCTTCTTTTTGAATCCCCTTTCTGGCTTCAAACGCTATTGAGAGTTTTGATTTATCAATTTTTCTGCGGCAACTTCTCATGCAATGCCTGGATCAGCATTTTCTACCACACGTCAATTGTTCCTCAACATCGTGCCATCTTTATCTGGATTAAGAGGAATATTAGAGTCGTATTATATGTCGGCTTCGTTCTGAATCAGATAATGCTTGTGTTTTCTTTGACTTTGGGAACAGTGTCATATTTTATGCTTGAGCCTGTCCCAGAGAATTTTACCTCTCATGATCTGAACACAACATCAGCAGAAAGCTTAGAGTTAGACCTGTATTTATTTCATGTGGCAAATTTTTTGTATTTGCTATATTGCACCTGTCCAATGATCACATTATTAATCTCTTGGGGCAAAACATTTGTTTATCTGCGTGAACATATGAAAAAGATGGGGCAGAGCAGTGAATCTTTTTCCCAACCCCAGCAGAAGAGCCAGATGCGGGTCACAGTAACAGGCATGGTACAGGCGGCCCTGTTCCTGCCCAGCAGCCTCTGGACTGTAGCAGTTGCTGCCTTATTCATAACAGACCTCTTTGAAATAGTTGATCCTCATAGATTTATTACAATGACATTTTGCTCAGCATCCAGCTTGGGAAATATACTTTGTTTTGGATTCTCCCAGTCTGTGTTTCGCCATGGAATTGTAAGCGTGATAAACAAACTCAAGATGAATGCCTTGTGTTAG